In Mytilus trossulus isolate FHL-02 chromosome 14, PNRI_Mtr1.1.1.hap1, whole genome shotgun sequence, a genomic segment contains:
- the LOC134696580 gene encoding uncharacterized protein LOC134696580 isoform X1 gives MELIHYGFFAILGLNCLVYGKRKLVKTYNDNIIVGYRHSEMTKDSKQYSVLPKIFGVKFKCILYNDTVCAPCGNGYYSRKGSKYCKKCRSCPHDYHVVKTCTATRNTKCKQCKEGRYYSEYKMKCMKCHGCRPGYYVKAKCSKTLNTQCRRCPYGTFTDSYGMNMKCKPCKACQYLEDIIKPCSRKNDNICGNCKQGYFRLTATWNCGRCSECYRDTPDYTVEVTECARKSNGSNRVCLPVVNPPIPYNETDYQYIPETEHIKGQADTISIDEIQYELPVLLKGLIGVACFIVFLAFLSIIIMCCVHRHKMKLIKKSPMINMSKRSSVINTENWINQHTNIGTSYKANSVPFLSGSCPDFEYRIRSNTFSNNICNESDDFAPQKHCLTVHDSNISNTWDNSEIIDKYDSSLELSDKTKGSSSFNDINNTIILSSGNVRPKDTNQNYI, from the exons ATGGAGCTTATCCACTATGGATTTTTTGCAATACTTGGACTTAACTGTCTTGTTTACGGGAAACGAAAATTAGTTAAAACA tatAACGACAACATTATTGTTGGATACAGACATAGTGAAATGACTAAAGATAGCAAGCAATACTCAGTGCTTCCGAAAATATTTGGAgtgaaatttaaatgtattctTTATAATGATACAGTTTGTGCACCATGTGGTAATGGATACTATTCAAGAAAAGGATCtaagtactgtaaaaaatgTAGAAGTTGTCCACATGATTACCATGTGGTGAAAACATGTACGGCTACCAGAAATACTAAATGCAAACAATGCAAGGAAGGCAGATATTACTCggaatacaaaatgaaatgtatGAAGTGTCATGGATGTAGACCGGGATATTACGTCAAGGCCAAATGCTCGAAAACTTTAAATACTCAATGTAGACGTTGTCCTTATGGTACATTTACAGACAGTTATGGGATGAACATGAAATGTAAGCCTTGTAAGGCTTGTCAATATCTTGAGGACATTATAAAACCATGTTCACGTAAAAACGATAATATTTGTGGAAACTGTAAACAAG GATATTTTCGTCTGACGGCAACATGGAATTGTGGGAGATGTTCCGAATGTTATAGAGACACACCTGACTATACAGTCGAAGTTACAGAATGTGCAAGAAAAAGTAATGGTAGCAATAGAGTGTGTTTACCTGTTGTCAACCCTCCTATACCATACAATGAAACAGACTATCAATATATACCAG aaacCGAACACATCAAAGGCCAAGCAGATACAATTTCTATCGATGAAATCCAATATGAGCTGCCAGTCCTTCTAAAGGGTCTGATAGGCGTTGCATGTTTTATAGTCTTTCTAGCGTTTTTGTCCATTATAATTATGTGTTGTGTTCATCGTCATAAAATGAAGCTGATAAAAAAATCTCCTATGATCAATATGTCTAAACGGAGTAGTGTAATCAACACAGAGAATTGGATAAACCAGCACACTAATATTGGTACATCATACAAAGCAAATAGTGTTCCTTTCCTGTCGGGATCTTGTCCAGATTTTGAATATCGTATTCGCTCAAATACTTTTTCCAATAACATATGTAACGAAAGCGATGATTTCGCACCACAGAAACATTGTCTTACTGTTCATGATTCTAATATTTCAAATACGTGGGACAATAGTgaaattatagacaaatatgaTTCAAGCCTTGAATTATCCGATAAAACAAAGGGTTCGTCGTCTTTTAATGATATTAACAATACAATTATATTGTCTTCAGGTAATGTACGCCCAAAAgatacaaatcaaaattatatttaa
- the LOC134696580 gene encoding tumor necrosis factor receptor superfamily member 3-like isoform X2: MTKDSKQYSVLPKIFGVKFKCILYNDTVCAPCGNGYYSRKGSKYCKKCRSCPHDYHVVKTCTATRNTKCKQCKEGRYYSEYKMKCMKCHGCRPGYYVKAKCSKTLNTQCRRCPYGTFTDSYGMNMKCKPCKACQYLEDIIKPCSRKNDNICGNCKQGYFRLTATWNCGRCSECYRDTPDYTVEVTECARKSNGSNRVCLPVVNPPIPYNETDYQYIPETEHIKGQADTISIDEIQYELPVLLKGLIGVACFIVFLAFLSIIIMCCVHRHKMKLIKKSPMINMSKRSSVINTENWINQHTNIGTSYKANSVPFLSGSCPDFEYRIRSNTFSNNICNESDDFAPQKHCLTVHDSNISNTWDNSEIIDKYDSSLELSDKTKGSSSFNDINNTIILSSGNVRPKDTNQNYI; the protein is encoded by the exons ATGACTAAAGATAGCAAGCAATACTCAGTGCTTCCGAAAATATTTGGAgtgaaatttaaatgtattctTTATAATGATACAGTTTGTGCACCATGTGGTAATGGATACTATTCAAGAAAAGGATCtaagtactgtaaaaaatgTAGAAGTTGTCCACATGATTACCATGTGGTGAAAACATGTACGGCTACCAGAAATACTAAATGCAAACAATGCAAGGAAGGCAGATATTACTCggaatacaaaatgaaatgtatGAAGTGTCATGGATGTAGACCGGGATATTACGTCAAGGCCAAATGCTCGAAAACTTTAAATACTCAATGTAGACGTTGTCCTTATGGTACATTTACAGACAGTTATGGGATGAACATGAAATGTAAGCCTTGTAAGGCTTGTCAATATCTTGAGGACATTATAAAACCATGTTCACGTAAAAACGATAATATTTGTGGAAACTGTAAACAAG GATATTTTCGTCTGACGGCAACATGGAATTGTGGGAGATGTTCCGAATGTTATAGAGACACACCTGACTATACAGTCGAAGTTACAGAATGTGCAAGAAAAAGTAATGGTAGCAATAGAGTGTGTTTACCTGTTGTCAACCCTCCTATACCATACAATGAAACAGACTATCAATATATACCAG aaacCGAACACATCAAAGGCCAAGCAGATACAATTTCTATCGATGAAATCCAATATGAGCTGCCAGTCCTTCTAAAGGGTCTGATAGGCGTTGCATGTTTTATAGTCTTTCTAGCGTTTTTGTCCATTATAATTATGTGTTGTGTTCATCGTCATAAAATGAAGCTGATAAAAAAATCTCCTATGATCAATATGTCTAAACGGAGTAGTGTAATCAACACAGAGAATTGGATAAACCAGCACACTAATATTGGTACATCATACAAAGCAAATAGTGTTCCTTTCCTGTCGGGATCTTGTCCAGATTTTGAATATCGTATTCGCTCAAATACTTTTTCCAATAACATATGTAACGAAAGCGATGATTTCGCACCACAGAAACATTGTCTTACTGTTCATGATTCTAATATTTCAAATACGTGGGACAATAGTgaaattatagacaaatatgaTTCAAGCCTTGAATTATCCGATAAAACAAAGGGTTCGTCGTCTTTTAATGATATTAACAATACAATTATATTGTCTTCAGGTAATGTACGCCCAAAAgatacaaatcaaaattatatttaa